The proteins below come from a single Sander lucioperca isolate FBNREF2018 chromosome 20, SLUC_FBN_1.2, whole genome shotgun sequence genomic window:
- the LOC116054584 gene encoding calcitonin gene-related peptide 2 codes for MYHLRVLLLTLLVLLRCVTAAPSYRYFSPSSSSERESAPLDRDGWLAPGLISNPFLGLMGTRPQRGLTAMNSHHIDKRKCNTATCVTQRLSDFLVRSSNTIGTVYAPTNVGSATYGKRDLLPPPSYLPL; via the exons ATGTATCACCTGAGGGTGCTTCTCCTCACACTGCTTGTGTTGCTGCGCTGCGTTACCGCTGCCCCAAGCTACAG GTACTTCAGTCCCAGCTCATCCAGCGAGCGGGAAAGTGCTCCCCTAGACCGTGACGGCTGGTTAGCTCCTGGGCTAATCTCCAACCCATTCCTCGGCCTCATGGGTACACGGCCGCAGAGGGGGCTCACAGCTATGAACAG CCACCACATAGACAAGAGGAAGTGCAACACAGCCACCTGTGTCACCCAAAGGCTATCAGACTTCCTGGTCCGCTCCAGTAACACTATCGGTACCGTCTACGCCCCAACCAACGTGGGATCGGCCACCTACGGCAAGAGGGACCTACTGCCGCCTCCCAGCTACCTGCCTCTCTAA
- the pyroxd1 gene encoding pyridine nucleotide-disulfide oxidoreductase domain-containing protein 1 isoform X1 yields the protein MADKKEKTFRFVIVGGGIAGVTCVEQLSSQVPSADVALITAGPHIKAVTNYKQVSKTLEEFDVEERPSSVLEEKFPNLTVIHSAVKSLHTQSHSVETADGRVFGYEKLCICSGGRPKLLTQDNPYVLGIRDTDSAQEFQKRLSKAKRIVVVGNGGIALELVYEVEGCEVIWAVKDKAIGNTFFDAGAAQFLIPALEADKPESAATCKRTRYTTEEPAPGASQTFTADRNSRRRGSGPTEAGSALGPDWHEGIVLRGTEQVSRRVSLEYQCEVEKIFTSEELLNSPQQTLRLENVGSWPVYIQLTNGKTFGCDFVVSATGVVPNTEPFLNGNNFALADDGGLHVDDHMMTSEPDVYAAGDVCTACWEHSPLWQQMRLWTQARQMGWFAGRCMAAHVLSEPIELDFCFELFSHITKFFNYKVVLLGKFNGQGLGPDHELLLRCTKGQEYVKVVLSGGRMVGAVLIGETDLEETFENLILNQMDLTPYGEELLNPDIDIEDYFD from the exons ATGGcagataaaaaagagaaaacatttagGTTTGTGATCGTGGGAGGTGGCATCGCGGGTGTGACATGCGTTGAGcag CTGTCATCCCAGGTTCCTTCAGCTGACGTGGCCCTGATTACAGCAGGTCCCCATATCAAAGCAGTGACCAACTATAAACAG GTTTCCAAGACACTGGAAGAGTTTGATGTTGAGGAGCGACCATCCAGTGTTTTGGAGGAGAAGTTTCCTAACCTGACTGTCATCCACTCGGCTGTCAAATCActtcacacacaatcacat TCAGTGGAAACTGCAGATGGCCGGGTTTTTGGTTATGAGAAGCTGTGTATCTGCAGCGGGGGCAGACCCAAGCTCCTAACCCAGGACAACCCTTATGTCCTAGGGATACGGGATACAGACAGCGCCCAG GAGTTTCAGAAGCGGTTATCCAAAGCTAAGAGAATCGTTGTTGTTGGCAATGGAGGGATTGCCTTGGAATTAGT GTATGAAGTGGAGGGCTGCGAGGTGATCTGGGCTGTGAAGGACAAGGCCATAGGAAACACCTTCTTTGACGCCGGGGCGGCACAGTTCCTCATCCCAGCACTGGAGGCGGACAAACCAGAAAGTGCTGCCACCTGTAAGAGAACTCGCTACACCACAGAAGAACCAGCACCTGGAGCGTCTCAGACCTTCACAGCAG ATAGAAACTCACGAAGGCGTGGTTCTGGTCCTACAGAGGCTGGCAGTGCCCTCGGTCCAGACTGGCATGAAGGAATAGTTCTACGAGGAACAGAGCAG gtgtccCGCAGAGTTTCACTGGAATACCAGTGTGAGGTGGAAAAGATCTTCACCTCTGAGGAGCTGCTCAATTCCCCACAGCAAACACTCCGACTCGAGAATG tAGGATCCTGGCCAGTTTACATCCAGCTCACTAATGGAAAAACATTTGGCTGTGATTTTGTTGTCAGTGCCACCGGTGTCGTGCCAAACACTGAGCCATTTCTCAATGGCAACAAT TTTGCACTGGCAGATGATGGCGGCCTGCACGTAGATGACCACATGATGACATCAGAGCCAGATGTGTATGCTGCAGGAGACGTGTGCACTGCATGCTGGGAACACAGCCCTTTGTGGCAGCAG ATGCGTTTGTGGACGCAGGCCCGTCAGATGGGCTGGTTCGCCGGCCGCTGCATGGCGGCACACGTCCTGTCAGAACCAATAGAACTGGACTTCTGCTTTGAACTCTTCTCACACATTACCAAATTCTTCAACTACAAG GTGGTCCTGCTGGGGAAGTTCAATGGGCAGGGCCTGGGGCCCGACCATGAGCTGCTGTTACGCTGCACCAAAGGCCAGGAGTATGTCAAG GTCGTTCTCAGTGGAGGCAGGATGGTTGGAGCGGTGCTGATCGGGGAAACAGACCTGGAGGAGACCTTTGAGAACCTGATCCTCAACCAGATGGATCTGACCCCGTACGGAGAGGAGCTGCTCAACCCTGACATTGATATAGAGGACTACTTTGATTGA
- the pyroxd1 gene encoding pyridine nucleotide-disulfide oxidoreductase domain-containing protein 1 isoform X2 has protein sequence MADKKEKTFRFVIVGGGIAGVTCVEQLSSQVPSADVALITAGPHIKAVTNYKQVSKTLEEFDVEERPSSVLEEKFPNLTVIHSAVKSLHTQSHSVETADGRVFGYEKLCICSGGRPKLLTQDNPYVLGIRDTDSAQEFQKRLSKAKRIVVVGNGGIALELVYEVEGCEVIWAVKDKAIGNTFFDAGAAQFLIPALEADKPESAATCKRTRYTTEEPAPGASQTFTADRNSRRRGSGPTEAGSALGPDWHEGIVLRGTEQVSRRVSLEYQCEVEKIFTSEELLNSPQQTLRLENGSWPVYIQLTNGKTFGCDFVVSATGVVPNTEPFLNGNNFALADDGGLHVDDHMMTSEPDVYAAGDVCTACWEHSPLWQQMRLWTQARQMGWFAGRCMAAHVLSEPIELDFCFELFSHITKFFNYKVVLLGKFNGQGLGPDHELLLRCTKGQEYVKVVLSGGRMVGAVLIGETDLEETFENLILNQMDLTPYGEELLNPDIDIEDYFD, from the exons ATGGcagataaaaaagagaaaacatttagGTTTGTGATCGTGGGAGGTGGCATCGCGGGTGTGACATGCGTTGAGcag CTGTCATCCCAGGTTCCTTCAGCTGACGTGGCCCTGATTACAGCAGGTCCCCATATCAAAGCAGTGACCAACTATAAACAG GTTTCCAAGACACTGGAAGAGTTTGATGTTGAGGAGCGACCATCCAGTGTTTTGGAGGAGAAGTTTCCTAACCTGACTGTCATCCACTCGGCTGTCAAATCActtcacacacaatcacat TCAGTGGAAACTGCAGATGGCCGGGTTTTTGGTTATGAGAAGCTGTGTATCTGCAGCGGGGGCAGACCCAAGCTCCTAACCCAGGACAACCCTTATGTCCTAGGGATACGGGATACAGACAGCGCCCAG GAGTTTCAGAAGCGGTTATCCAAAGCTAAGAGAATCGTTGTTGTTGGCAATGGAGGGATTGCCTTGGAATTAGT GTATGAAGTGGAGGGCTGCGAGGTGATCTGGGCTGTGAAGGACAAGGCCATAGGAAACACCTTCTTTGACGCCGGGGCGGCACAGTTCCTCATCCCAGCACTGGAGGCGGACAAACCAGAAAGTGCTGCCACCTGTAAGAGAACTCGCTACACCACAGAAGAACCAGCACCTGGAGCGTCTCAGACCTTCACAGCAG ATAGAAACTCACGAAGGCGTGGTTCTGGTCCTACAGAGGCTGGCAGTGCCCTCGGTCCAGACTGGCATGAAGGAATAGTTCTACGAGGAACAGAGCAG gtgtccCGCAGAGTTTCACTGGAATACCAGTGTGAGGTGGAAAAGATCTTCACCTCTGAGGAGCTGCTCAATTCCCCACAGCAAACACTCCGACTCGAGAATG GATCCTGGCCAGTTTACATCCAGCTCACTAATGGAAAAACATTTGGCTGTGATTTTGTTGTCAGTGCCACCGGTGTCGTGCCAAACACTGAGCCATTTCTCAATGGCAACAAT TTTGCACTGGCAGATGATGGCGGCCTGCACGTAGATGACCACATGATGACATCAGAGCCAGATGTGTATGCTGCAGGAGACGTGTGCACTGCATGCTGGGAACACAGCCCTTTGTGGCAGCAG ATGCGTTTGTGGACGCAGGCCCGTCAGATGGGCTGGTTCGCCGGCCGCTGCATGGCGGCACACGTCCTGTCAGAACCAATAGAACTGGACTTCTGCTTTGAACTCTTCTCACACATTACCAAATTCTTCAACTACAAG GTGGTCCTGCTGGGGAAGTTCAATGGGCAGGGCCTGGGGCCCGACCATGAGCTGCTGTTACGCTGCACCAAAGGCCAGGAGTATGTCAAG GTCGTTCTCAGTGGAGGCAGGATGGTTGGAGCGGTGCTGATCGGGGAAACAGACCTGGAGGAGACCTTTGAGAACCTGATCCTCAACCAGATGGATCTGACCCCGTACGGAGAGGAGCTGCTCAACCCTGACATTGATATAGAGGACTACTTTGATTGA